Within Conexibacter woesei DSM 14684, the genomic segment CAGCGTGATCGGCGGCCGCAACCCCGCCCACGCGACCGCCGTCGGCAAGGCGCTGCTCGCCTGGACGCACCCGTTCGAGCACGAGCTGACGGAGTGGATCGAGACGTACGGCCCGCTGACCGCGCGCACGCCGGACACGATCGTCGAGCCCGAGCGGCTGCACGCGGCGCTGAGAGAGGTGCGCGGGCGCGGCTGGGCGATGGAGTACGAGGAGAGCGAGCCGGGCGTGCGCTGCGTCGCGGTCCCGATCTTCCTCGGCCGCAGCGAGCCCGCGGCGGCGATCAGCGTCGCCGGGCCCAAGCAGCGCCTGACCGACCGTCAGGTGCGCGAGATCGCGCCGAGGCTGCGCGACCTCGCCGGCGAGGCGTTCGGCCCGCCGAGAAGACCGTCGCGAACGAAGGCTTGACTTCAAGCCGACTTTAGGAGTTAGGGTCCGCGACTCCCGATCAAGGAGCAAGACATGACCGTGCTGGTGACCGGTGCGACGGGGCAGATCGGCCGCCTCGTGATCGAGCGCCTGCTCGCCGCGGGCGCGACGGTGCGCGCGCTCTCGCGCGATCCGTCGCGCGCCGCCCTGCCGACCGCCGTCGAGGTCGTCGCGGGCGACCTGACCGTCCCGTCGTCGCTGGCGGCGGCGTTCGACGGCGTCGACGCCGCCCACCTGCTCGCGGCCGTCGGCGACGACTACGGACCCAACCCAGCCGCCGCCGGGATCGTCGCGCAGGCCGAGCGGGCCGGGGTGCGACGCGTCACGGTGCTGTGGCGCGGCGAGGCGGGGCCGCTGGAGCACGCGGTCGCGGCGAGCCGCCTGGAGTGGACGCGGCTGGAGCCGGCCGAGTTCATGTCGAACGCGCTGCACTGGGCCGAGTCGATCCGCTCCGAGGGCGTCGTCCGCGAGCCGTACGCCGACGTGCTCGGCGCCGTCGTCGACGAGGCCGACGTCGCGGCCGTCGCCGCCGCGATCCTCCTCGACGGCGGTCAGGCGGGCCGCGTGCTGACGCCGACGGGGCCCGAGGCGCTGACGCCCCCGCAGCGCGTCGCCGCGCTCGCCGCCGCCACCGGTCGCGAGATCCGCTACGTCGAGCTGACCGACGCGCAGGCGCGCGAGCGCTGGCGCGCGTTCGGGCACACCGACGACCTGATCGAGCTGCTCGCCGGCTACCACAGCGCTCCGCCGCCGGAGTCGTACACGGTCTCCCCGATCGTCGAGCAGCTGACCGGCCGCCCGCCGCGCAGCTTCGCCGCGTGGGCGCAGGAACACGCCGACGTGTTCGGCCGCGTCAGCCGGCCTGCGGCGGTCTGACGCCGCCGCCGAGGTACAGCTCGGCGACTCTCGGGTCGTCGAGCAGCGCCCTCCCCGGTCCCTCGAAGCGGTTGCGGCCGAGGTCGAGCACGTAGCCGCGGTTCGACATCGCGAGCGCGCGGCGCGCGTTCTGCTCCACCATCAGCACGGTCACGCCGTGGCCGTTGATCTCGGCGACCTTCGCGAAGATCACCTCGACGAACTCGGGCGAGAGGCCGGCGGAGGGCTCGTCGAGCAGCAGGATCTCCGGCGACGGCATCAGCGCCCGCGCCATCGCGACCATCTGCCGCTCGCCGCCGGACATCGTGCCGGCCGGCTGGCGGCGGCGCTCGGCCAGGCGCGGGAACATCGCGTACATAGCCTCCTCGCGCTCGCCGACGTCGACGTCCTTGCGCGCGAGCGCGCCCAGCTCCAGGTTCTCCTCGACCGTCAGGCTCGGGAAGACGTTGCCGAGCTGCGGCACGTAGCTGACGCCAGCGCGCGAGATGTCGTGCGTCCGCGAGCCGCCGATCGACTCGCCGCGCAGCACGATCGTCCCCGCGCGCGGCTTCAGCAGCCCGAAGACGGCCTTCAGCAGCGTCGACTTGCCGGCGCCGTTGGGGCCGACGATCGTCACGATCTCGCCCTCGCGCAGCTCGACGTCGACGCCGCCGAGGATGTCGACCTCCGGCACGTAGCCGGCGACGAGTCCGTCGGTGCGCAGCATCATCCGCGCTCCCTCGCCGTTCCCGCTCACGCCGCCCCGCCCAGGTACGCGTCGATCACGCGCTGATCGGTCCGCACCGACTCCGGATCGCCGTCGGCGATCACCCTCCCCTGCGCCATGCAGACGACGCGGTCGGAGTGGCCCATCACGACCTCCATGTCGTGCTCGATCAGCAGGAAGGTCGTCCCGTCCCGCTCGCGCAGTGCGTGCACGTGCTCCAGCAGACGACCGCCGAGCGTCGGGTTGACGCCCGCCATCGGCTCGTCGAGCAGCACCATCCGCGGCTCGACCATCAGCACGCGCGCCAGCTCCAGCAGCTTGCGCTGCCCGCCCGAGAGCGTGCCGGCGTACTCGTCGCGCTTGGCGGCGAGGCCGAACGTCTCCAGCAGCTCGCACGCACGCTCCTCCACCTCGCGCTCGCGCCGGTGCGCGGCGCGCGGGTGGATGCAGAGGCCGACGATGTGCTCGCCCGGCTGGTGCGGCGCCGCGAGCGTCATGTTGTCGATCACCGGCATCGCCGCAAGCGCCTTCGTGATCTGGAACGTGCGCACCATCCCGCGGCGCGCGATCGCGTAGGACGGCTTGCCCGCGATCGAGCGCCCGTCGTACTCGACCGTCCCCTCGGCACCGTGCTCGAAGCCGGTGACGACGTTGAAGAGCGTCGTCTTGCCGGCGCCGTTGGGGCCGATCAGCGCGGTGATCGAGCCGCGTCGCACGTCGAAGCTGGCGCCGTCGACCGCGCGCACGCCGCCGAACCGCTTGACGACGCCCTCGATGCGCAGCAGCGGCTCGCCGACGGGCGCCGTGTCGGTCGTGTCAGTCACGCAGCACCATCTCCTCTCGCTTGCCGAGCAGGCCCTGCGGGCGGAACGCGACCAGCAGGATCAGCGCGACCCCGACGATGATGAACCGCAGCGCGGCGACCTTCTCCGCCGCCAACGGCAGGTCGACGAAGCGCGTCGCCTCCAGCAGCGCCCAGATGATCACCGAGGCGAGCGCGACGCCGACGTAGCTGGCGAGGCCGCCGAGGATCAGGATCGTGAAGCCGATGAAGGTGAACTGCGGCTCGAACTCCTCGGGGCTCAGGAACGACAGGTTGAGCGCGAGGAAGTAGCCGGCGATCGCGCCCAGCGCCGCCGCCAGCGCGATCGACTGCAGCTTGTACGCGAGCACGTTCTTGCCGAGCGCGCGCGCCGCGTCCTCGTCCTCGCGGATCGCCCGCAGGACGCGCCCCCACGGGCTGCGCTGCAGCAGCTTCAACAGCACGGTGAGGATCGCGACCGTCGCCCACACGACCAGCAGCAGCGGCAGCAGGAACTGCTCCTGCATCGACTCCGGCAGCCACCCGAGGATCGTGTCGGAGACGTCGAGCCACTGGTCGTCGAAGCCGAGCAGGCCCTGGTTCCCGCCCGTCAGGCCGCGCGCGTTCTGCGCGACGTAGCGGACGATCTCGGCGAAGGCGATCGTGACGATCGCGAAGTAGTCGGCTCGCAGCCGCAGCGACGGCAGGCCGATCAGCACGCCGGCAGCCATCGCCATCAGCGTCGCGACCGGCAGCGCCGCCCACAGCGACCAGCCCGCTCTGACGACGAGGATCCCCATCCCGTAGGCGCCGATCGCCATGAAGCCGGCCTGGCCGAAGTTGATGATGCCGGTGAAGCCGACGTTCAGCTGCAGCCCGAGCGTGAAGATCGCGTAGGTGCCCGCGAGCACGCCGACGCCGATCCAGAAGTCGGCCGAGGTGAGCGCGTCGAGGCTGACCGCGAGGACCGGGCTCATACGGTGCGCTCCTTGCGGCCGAACAGACCCTGCGGCCGCACGATCAGCACCAGGATCAGGATCCCGAAGCCGACGGCGACCTTCCAGCGCGCGTCGATCACGAGCGTCGACCACTCCTGCGCGAGGCCGAGCAGCAGCCCGCCGGCGAGCGCGCCGTAGGCGTTCCCGATGCCGCCGAGGATCACGGCCGCGAACAGGCTCAGCAGCAGGAAGAAGCCGAG encodes:
- a CDS encoding branched-chain amino acid ABC transporter permease encodes the protein MSPVLAVSLDALTSADFWIGVGVLAGTYAIFTLGLQLNVGFTGIINFGQAGFMAIGAYGMGILVVRAGWSLWAALPVATLMAMAAGVLIGLPSLRLRADYFAIVTIAFAEIVRYVAQNARGLTGGNQGLLGFDDQWLDVSDTILGWLPESMQEQFLLPLLLVVWATVAILTVLLKLLQRSPWGRVLRAIREDEDAARALGKNVLAYKLQSIALAAALGAIAGYFLALNLSFLSPEEFEPQFTFIGFTILILGGLASYVGVALASVIIWALLEATRFVDLPLAAEKVAALRFIIVGVALILLVAFRPQGLLGKREEMVLRD
- a CDS encoding ABC transporter ATP-binding protein; this encodes MMLRTDGLVAGYVPEVDILGGVDVELREGEIVTIVGPNGAGKSTLLKAVFGLLKPRAGTIVLRGESIGGSRTHDISRAGVSYVPQLGNVFPSLTVEENLELGALARKDVDVGEREEAMYAMFPRLAERRRQPAGTMSGGERQMVAMARALMPSPEILLLDEPSAGLSPEFVEVIFAKVAEINGHGVTVLMVEQNARRALAMSNRGYVLDLGRNRFEGPGRALLDDPRVAELYLGGGVRPPQAG
- a CDS encoding IclR family transcriptional regulator; translation: MADSGGHESVDRALRVIEQLGTSGSGYTLEELAEATAVPKSTLHRTLAALKARGYAAQPRAGGVYTLGPQLLAVAFGFYERLDVRGLIHPLLVRARDAFGETVHMGVLAGGDVVYLDKVESLKPLKMTSVIGGRNPAHATAVGKALLAWTHPFEHELTEWIETYGPLTARTPDTIVEPERLHAALREVRGRGWAMEYEESEPGVRCVAVPIFLGRSEPAAAISVAGPKQRLTDRQVREIAPRLRDLAGEAFGPPRRPSRTKA
- a CDS encoding ABC transporter ATP-binding protein; amino-acid sequence: MTDTTDTAPVGEPLLRIEGVVKRFGGVRAVDGASFDVRRGSITALIGPNGAGKTTLFNVVTGFEHGAEGTVEYDGRSIAGKPSYAIARRGMVRTFQITKALAAMPVIDNMTLAAPHQPGEHIVGLCIHPRAAHRREREVEERACELLETFGLAAKRDEYAGTLSGGQRKLLELARVLMVEPRMVLLDEPMAGVNPTLGGRLLEHVHALRERDGTTFLLIEHDMEVVMGHSDRVVCMAQGRVIADGDPESVRTDQRVIDAYLGGAA